The Nitrospira sp. genome has a window encoding:
- a CDS encoding NrdH-redoxin, with protein MAWHIFFRRLAIHVFAIVLSLPGSAWAGEAIPDIEVFVRAGCPHCAAAKVFLDDLRRERPSLHITLYDIVEDSAARQRLEVWAKDRGITTLGVPAFLIGTELILGFQSSDTTGAKIRAMLDRNAPGIEPGSSIETIETGWFGPLRVQDLGLPLFTVVIGLLDGFNPCAMWVLLFLLSLLVNLQDRRKMALIAGTFVIVSGLLYFAFMAAWLNLFLVVGLSRAVQIGLGGIALFIGLVNVKDFFALHHGLSLSIPESAKPGLYARIRRIIQADNLAGALVGVIILAGLVNTIELLCTAGFPAVYTQILTMQQLPTWTYYGYLGLYNLAYILDDGLMVTIAVVTLSRRKLQEGAGRWLKLASGLVMAGLGTILLLTPEWLI; from the coding sequence ATAGCTTGGCACATATTCTTCCGCCGACTTGCCATCCACGTCTTCGCCATCGTGCTCTCTCTCCCGGGCAGCGCTTGGGCGGGGGAGGCCATTCCGGACATTGAGGTTTTTGTCAGAGCGGGCTGTCCCCATTGCGCAGCGGCAAAGGTTTTCCTCGACGACCTTCGACGCGAGCGGCCTTCGCTTCATATTACCCTCTATGACATCGTTGAGGACTCCGCGGCACGACAGCGACTCGAGGTATGGGCCAAGGATCGAGGCATCACCACCCTTGGTGTTCCCGCATTTCTCATCGGCACAGAGTTGATCCTGGGATTTCAGTCGTCCGACACGACCGGAGCTAAGATCCGCGCCATGCTCGACCGGAACGCCCCGGGCATCGAACCAGGTTCATCAATCGAGACCATCGAGACGGGGTGGTTCGGCCCACTTCGTGTCCAGGATCTTGGCCTTCCGTTGTTCACCGTGGTCATTGGTTTGTTGGATGGATTCAATCCTTGTGCGATGTGGGTCCTACTCTTTCTCCTGTCGCTGCTGGTCAATCTACAAGATCGGCGGAAGATGGCGCTCATCGCGGGAACCTTCGTCATCGTCAGTGGATTGCTCTATTTTGCCTTCATGGCGGCATGGCTCAACCTGTTTCTCGTGGTAGGGCTGTCGCGCGCTGTTCAGATCGGGCTCGGCGGCATCGCGCTCTTCATCGGGCTGGTGAATGTGAAAGATTTCTTTGCTCTCCATCACGGTCTGTCCTTGAGCATTCCCGAGTCTGCAAAGCCCGGCCTGTACGCCCGCATCCGCCGCATCATCCAGGCCGACAACCTTGCCGGAGCCTTGGTGGGCGTCATCATTCTGGCCGGGCTGGTGAATACAATTGAATTGCTCTGCACGGCTGGATTCCCGGCGGTCTACACACAAATCCTGACGATGCAGCAGTTGCCGACATGGACCTACTACGGGTACCTTGGCCTCTATAACCTGGCCTATATTCTTGACGACGGCCTCATGGTGACGATCGCGGTCGTCACGCTGAGTCGGAGGAAATTACAAGAAGGGGCTGGACGCTGGCTGAAGCTGGCCAGCGGCCTGGTGATGGCCGGTCTAGGAACCATCTTGCTTCTCACACCCGAGTGGCTTATCTGA
- a CDS encoding cytochrome c, translating to MKPTILTLLFIALSISVIFAQGIRGDSKAGQGVYERQCLRCHGVQLDGNGPDSQDLIVQPVDLRSQISRSKTDWELLVAISNGVLFSPMHGFRGKLTDEQMLDVLSYIRFMSPPDITS from the coding sequence ATGAAACCGACGATTCTCACACTACTCTTCATTGCCCTCTCAATATCTGTGATCTTCGCTCAAGGAATTCGAGGAGATTCGAAAGCCGGACAGGGCGTGTATGAGCGACAGTGCCTCCGTTGCCATGGGGTTCAACTGGACGGGAATGGGCCGGACAGCCAAGATTTGATCGTCCAACCGGTCGATCTTCGATCTCAGATCAGTCGCTCGAAGACGGATTGGGAACTGCTCGTGGCGATTTCGAACGGCGTCTTATTCAGCCCGATGCATGGGTTTCGTGGCAAGCTGACGGATGAGCAAATGCTGGATGTGTTGTCGTACATCAGATTCATGTCGCCACCGGATATCACCAGTTAG
- a CDS encoding universal stress protein, translated as MRVVIGVDWSDQAFAAVTQTFHLYHPSDVTLVHGVDLGILHNPVVAQAGNVQGYEDFRHAMVDAGRKALDHAATMVPPEIQSIRKVNEVANPAQLILDSADTFSTDLVVVGVRGRSRLSEMVLGSVSHRVLLHGSRPILIVKGAARKVQRVLVAIEDREDADRIVAWLTKHPFADPAELCVLHAVVPIGVDDPYDAMGTRTWWEGAERYAEELVKSTASKLMTPRYSVSTKVATGHAVSVIEEEAKPVDLVVITSHGRKGLSRFLLGSVSHAVVHHVTCPVLVLR; from the coding sequence ATGAGAGTCGTCATCGGTGTCGATTGGTCCGATCAGGCGTTCGCGGCAGTCACCCAAACGTTCCACCTCTATCATCCATCGGACGTCACGCTGGTCCATGGTGTCGACTTGGGAATTCTTCACAATCCGGTCGTGGCCCAAGCGGGCAACGTGCAAGGGTACGAGGATTTCCGCCACGCGATGGTCGATGCCGGGCGCAAAGCTCTGGATCACGCCGCGACTATGGTTCCGCCGGAGATCCAGTCCATCAGGAAGGTCAACGAAGTCGCCAATCCCGCACAGCTCATCCTCGACAGCGCGGACACCTTCTCAACCGATCTCGTCGTCGTCGGTGTGCGTGGACGAAGCCGGCTCTCGGAGATGGTCCTCGGAAGCGTATCCCATCGGGTGCTCTTGCACGGCTCACGCCCAATCTTGATCGTCAAGGGTGCAGCGCGCAAAGTTCAACGGGTGCTTGTCGCCATCGAGGATCGCGAGGATGCTGACCGAATCGTGGCATGGCTTACGAAGCATCCCTTCGCCGACCCTGCTGAACTCTGCGTACTCCACGCCGTCGTTCCGATCGGAGTGGATGATCCGTACGATGCCATGGGAACTAGAACATGGTGGGAGGGAGCTGAGCGGTATGCGGAGGAACTCGTCAAGTCGACCGCCAGCAAACTCATGACCCCCCGATACTCGGTCAGCACGAAAGTCGCCACCGGTCATGCCGTCTCGGTGATCGAAGAAGAGGCAAAGCCTGTGGACCTCGTCGTCATCACCTCACATGGGCGTAAGGGACTGTCTCGCTTTCTCTTAGGGAGTGTATCCCATGCCGTTGTTCATCATGTGACGTGTCCGGTGCTCGTACTGCGGTGA